A window of the Lepus europaeus isolate LE1 chromosome 5, mLepTim1.pri, whole genome shotgun sequence genome harbors these coding sequences:
- the IPO13 gene encoding importin-13: protein MERREEQPGAAGAGAAPALDFTVENVEKALHQLYYDPNIENKNLAQKWLMQAQVSPQAWHFSWQLLQPDKVPEIQYFGASALHIKISRYWSDIPTDQYESLKAQLFTQITRFASGSKIVLTRLCVALASLALSMMPDAWPCAVADMVRLFQAEDSPVDGQGRCLALLELLTVLPEEFQTSRLPQYRKGLVRASLAVECGAVFPLLEQLLQQPSSPSCVRQKVLKCFSSWVQLEVPLQDCEALIQAAFAALQDSELFDSSVEAIVNAISQPDAQRYVNTLLKLIPLVLGLQEQLRQAVQNGDMETSHGICRIAVALGENHSRALLDQVEHWQSFLALVNMIMFCTGIPGHYPVNETTSSLTLTFWYTLQDDILSFEAEKQAVYQQVYRPVYFQLVDVLLHKAQFPSDEEYGFWSSDEKEQFRIYRVDISDTLMYVYEMLGAELLSNLYDKLGRLLTSSEEPYSWQHTEALLYGFQSIAETIDVNYSDVVPGLIGLIPRISISNVQLADTVMFTIGALSEWLADHPVMINSVLPLVLHALGNPELSVSSVSTLKKICRECKYDLPPYAANIVAVSQDVLMKQIHKTSQCMWLMQALGFLLSALQVEEILKNLHSLISPYIQQLEKLAEEMPNPSNKLAIVHILGLLSNLFTTLDVSHHEDDHEGSELRKLPVPQGPNPVVVVLQQVFQLIQKVLSKWLNDAQVVEAVCAIFEKSVKTLLDDFAPMVPQLCEMLGRMYSTIPQASALDLTRQLVHIFAHEPAHFPPIEALFLLVTSVTLTLFQQGPRDHPDIVDSFMQLLAQALKRKPDLFLCERLDVKAVFQCAVLALKFPEAPTVKASCGFFTELLPRCGEVESVGKVVQEDGRMLLIAVLEAIGGQASRSLMDCFADILFALNKHCFSLLSMWIKEALQPPGFPSARLSPEQKDTFSQQILRERVNKRRVKEMVKEFTLLCRGLHGTDYTADY from the exons ATGGAGCGgcgggaggagcagccgggagctgcaggggctggagcagcaCCAGCCTTGGACTTCACTGTGGAGAACGTGGAGAAG GCGCTGCACCAGCTCTACTATGACCCCAACATTGAGAACAAGAACCTGGCTCAGAAGTGGCTGATGCAGGCCCAGGTCTCCCCACAGGCCTGGCACTTCAGCTGGCAATTACTGCAGCCCGACAAGGTGCCCGAGATCCAGTACTTTGGCGCCAGCGCCCTGCACATCAAGATCTCTCGCTACTGGAGTGACATCCCCACTGACCAGTATGAAAGCCTCAAGGCACAGCTCTTCACCCAGATCACCCGCTTTGCCAGTGGCTCCAAGATTGTGCTGACTCGGCTGTGCGTGGCACTGGCCTCGCTGGCTCTCAGTATGATGCCTGACGCTTGGCCATGTGCTGTGGCGGATATGGTACGGCTCTTTCAGGCCGAGGACTCACCGGTGGATGGCCAGGGCCGCTGCCTGGCCCTGCTGGAGCTGCTGACAGTGCTGCCTGAGGAGTTCCAGACCAGCCGCCTGCCCCAGTACCGCAAAGGCCTGGTGCGGGCCAGCCTGGCTGTGGAGTGTGGGGCCGTCTTCCCACTGCTGGAGCAGCTGCTCCAGCAGCCCAGCTCGCCCAGCTGTGTGCGTCAGAAGGTGCTCAAGTGCTTCTCCAGTTGGGTGCAGCTGGAGGTGCCGCTGCAGGACTGCGAGGCGCTCATTCAGGCCGCCTTCGCTGCTCTGCAGGACTCCGAGCTCTTCGACAGCAGCGTGGAGGCCATTGTCAATGCCATCTCACAGCCTGATGCCCAGAG GTACGTGAACACACTCCTGAAGCTCATCCCGCTGGTGCTGGGACTTCAGGAACAACTGCGACAGGCAGTGCAGAATGGTGACATGGAGACGTCCCATGGCATCTGTCGCATCGCTGTGGCCCTTGGCGAGAACCACTCCCG GGCTTTATTGGACCAAGTAGAGCACTGGCAGAGCTTCCTGGCACTTGTCAACATGATCATGTTCTGCACGGGCATCCCTGGCCACTATCCTGTCAATGAGACCACCAGCTCCCTGACCCTCACCTTCTGGTACACGCTGCAG GATGACATCCTGTCCTTTGAGGCAGAGAAGCAAGCTGTGTACCAGCAGGTGTACCGGCCCGTCTACTTCCAGCTGGTGGATGTGCTTCTGCACAAGGCCCAGTTCCCTTCTGACGAGGAGTATGGATTCTGGTCCTCAGACGAGAAGGAGCAGTTCCGAATTTACAG ggtggacATTTCAGACACGCTCATGTACGTCTATGAGATGCTGGGGGCGGAGCTGCTCAGCAACCTCTATGACAAGCTAGGCCGTTTGCTCACCAGCTCAGAGGAGCCCTACTCCTGGCAG CACACAGAGGCTCTGCTCTATGGCTTCCAATCCATCGCGGAGACCATTGATGTCAACTATTCTGATGTGGTGCCCGGGCTCATTGGCCTCATCCCACGGATCAGCATCAGCAATGTGCAGCTGGCAGATACCGTCATGTTCACCATTG GAGCTCTGTCTGAGTGGCTGGCCGACCACCCTGTCATGATCAACAGCGTCCTGCCCCTTGTACTGCATGCCCTAGGCAACCCTGAGCTCTCCGTCTCTTCTGTGTCTACCCTCAAGAAGATCTGCCGAGAGTGCAAGTATGACCTGCCTCCCTATGCTGCCAACATTGTGGCCGTCTCCCAG GATGTGCTGATGAAACAGATCCACAAG ACGAGCCAATGCATGTGGCTGATGCAGGCCCTGGGCTTCCTGCtgtcggccctgcaggtggaggagatCCTTAAGAACCTGCACTCACTTATCTCACCCTATATCCAGCAGCTGGAGAAGCTGGCGGAGGAGATG CCGAATCCTTCCAACAAGCTGGCCATTGTCCACATCTTGGGTCTCCTCTCCAACCTCTTCACCACGCTGGATGTCAGTCATCACGAGGATGATCACGAAGGCTCTGAGCTCCGGAAgctgccagtgccacagggaCCCAACCCC gtggtggtggtgctgcagCAGGTCTTCCAGCTTATCCAGAAGGTTCTGAGCAAGTGGTTGAACGATGCCCAGGTGGTGGAG GCGGTGTGTGCTATCTTTGAGAAGTCTGTTAAGACGCTGCTGGATGACTTTGCTCCCATGGTGCCACAGCTGTGTGAGATGCTGGGTCGGATGTATAGCACCATCCCCCAGGCCTCCGCTCTTGACCTCACTCGACAG CTGGTCCACATCTTTGCTCATGAGCCTGCCCACTTTCCCCCAATCGAGGCCCTCTTCCTGCTCGTCACCTCCGTCACACTCACTCTCTTCCAGCAAG gGCCCAGGGATCATCCTGATATTGTTGATTCATTTATGCAACTCCTGGCACAG GCTCTGAAGCGGAAGCCAGATTTGTTCCTGTGTGAACGATTGGATGTCAAAGCTGTGTTCCAGTGTG CTGTGCTGGCCCTCAAGTTTCCCGAGGCACCTACTGTCAAGGCCTCCTGTGGCTTCTTT ACAGAGCTGCTGCCTCGGTGTGGGGAAGTAGAATCCGTGGGGAAAGTGGTGCAGGAGGACGGCCGTATGCTGCTCATAGCAGTGCTGGAG GCCATCGGGGGCCAGGCCTCCCGCAGCCTCATGGACTGCTTTGCCGACATCCTGTTTGCCCTGAACAAGCACTGCTTCAGCCTCCTGAGCATGTGGATCAAGGAGGCACTGCAGCCCCCTGGCTTCCCCTCTGCCCGCCTCAGCCCGGAACAGAAGGACACCTTCAGCCAGCAGATCCTTCG cgaGCGAGTGAACAAGAGGCGAGTGAAGGAGATGGTGAAGGAGTTCACACTGCTGTGCCGGGGGCTGCATGGCACAGACTACACAGCTGACTACTGA
- the DPH2 gene encoding 2-(3-amino-3-carboxypropyl)histidine synthase subunit 2 yields the protein METTFSSPAEAALQREAGAPGLLTPVADLDRVYELERVVGFVRDLGCQRVALQFPDHLLGDAGAVAARLEEATGSKMFILGDTAYGSCCVDVLGAEQAGAQALVHFGPACLSPPSRPLPITFVLGQRSVALELCAKAFEAQNPDPTVPVALLSEPACAHAMEALATLLRPRYLDLLVSSPALPLPAGSLRPEPEPLERFGRRFPLAPGRCLEEYGAFYVGGSEASSDPDLDPDLSRLLLGWAPEQPFFSCCPDTGRTQDEGARAGRLRARRRYLVERARDARVVGLLVGTLGVARHCEALAHLRKLTKAAGKRSYVLALGRPTPAKLANFPEMDVFVLLACPLGALAPQPSGSFFRPVMAPCELEAACNPAWPPPGLAPHLTHYADLLPGSPFHVPLPPPESELWDTPDVSLISGELRPPPAWKSPDEPGCSALSPRPQLELAESSPAASFLSSRSWQGLEPRLGETPVTGAVSGRRGIAIAYEDEGSS from the exons ATGGAGACTACTTTCAGCAGCCCCGCGGAGGCGGCGCTGCAGCGGGAGGCGGGCGCCCCGGGACTGCTCACTCCCGTCGCCGACCTCGACCGAGTCTACGAGCTGGAGCGAGTCGTGGGATTTGTCCGCGACCTGGGGTGTCAGCGG GTGGCCTTGCAGTTCCCTGACCACCTCCTGGGAGACGCCGGGGCTGTGGCTGCACGACTGGAGGAGGCCACGGGGTCCAAGATGTTCATTCTGGGGGATACGGCCTATGGCAG CTGCTGCGTGGACGTGCTGGGTGCCGAGCAAGCTGGGGCTCAGGCCCTTGTACACTTTGGCCCTGCCTGCTTAAGCCCCCCATCTCGCCCGCTGCCCATCACCTTCGTCCTTGGTCAGCGTTCCGTGGCCTTGGAGCTCTGTGCCAAGGCTTTTGAAGCCCAGAACCCAGACCCCACAGTGCCCGTGGCACTGCTGAGTGAGCCGGCCTGCGCACACGCCATGG AGGCCTTGGCCACTCTCCTGCGCCCACGCTACCTGGACCTGCTagtttccagcccagctctccccCTGCCAGCGGGGTCcctcaggccagagccagagcccctGGAGCGTTTTGGGCGCCGCTtccccctggccccaggaaggTGCCTGGAAGAGTATGGGGCTTTCTATGTGGGAGGCTCTGAGGCCAGCTCTGACCCTGACCTTGACCCGGACCTGAGCCGGCTGCTCTTGGGATGGGCACCAGAGCAGCCCTTCTTCTCCTGCTGCCCAGACACGGGGCGGACTCAGGATGAGGGTGCCCGGGCTGGGCGTCTGAGGGCACGAAGACGCTATCTGGTAGAAAGGGCTCGAGATGCCCGTGTGGTGGGGCTGCTGGTGGGCACGCTGGGTGTGGCCCGGCACTGTGAGGCCCTGGCACACCTGCGGAAACTGACAAAGGCTGCCGGCAAGCGTAGCTATGTGTTGGCCCTGGGGCGACCCACCCCTGCCAAGCTCGCCAACTTCCCTGAGATGGACGTCTTTGTGCTGTTGGCCTGTCCCCTGGGTGCCCTGGCTCCCCAGCCTTCTGGTAGCTTCTTCCGGCCCGTCATGGCACCCTGTGAGCTGGAGGCTGCCTGCAACCCTGCCTGGCCacctccaggcctggctccccaCCTCACTCATTACGCGGACTTACTGCCCG GCTCTCCCTTCCATGTGCCCCTCCCGCCACCTGAGTCTGAGCTGTGGGACACCCCAGATGTGTCGCTCATTTCTGGGGAGCTGCGGCCCCCACCTGCCTGGAAGTCACCCGATGAGCCCGGATGCTCGGCCCTGAGCCCTCGGCCGCAGCTGGAGCTGGCCGAGAGCAGCCCTGCAG CCTCATTCCTTAGTTCCCGGagctggcaggggctggagccgCGCCTGGGTGAGACGCCAGTGACTGGAGCTGTGAGCGGAAGACGTGGGATCGCCATCGCTTACGAGGATGAGGGAAGCAGCTGA